The DNA sequence TCCGCCGCCCCCGGCGAGCGGCCTCACGGCACGGCACTAGCCCAACCTCTTCACGCTCCGAGACCGGGGCCGGCAGCAGggtcctctgctgctgctgcctccaACACCCTCCGGTTTTTGTTTCTTAATTAATACTACTATAcgcaatatatttttttttctcaccaTCTTGCGGCGTTGGCATGCTGCTCTGCTGCCGCGCAGCGCATCACACACACCAGCAAGTGCCACGCCTCCGCGGCCTCACATGTCCCCTCGTTTGCTCCGCCACTGGAGTCCCCATCCGCTGCAACTGCATCCAGTTAGATTGCATCTTCCCTGGAAGAAATCCATGCTGGAGGTCACGTCTCTTCGTTTCATTTAAATGCCTCTTGGTTTTACTTACTACTATTATACGATATCCATCTATCCTCACGAACCCCATtgcccatcatcatcatcaccatctccTGGTCAACTTCCTTGCGTCTTCTATCTAGTACTTATATAATAAAGTTAAGCAAGCCCCGATTTTGATTTTTTCTACGGCCGTCCTGTCATGCGCATCAGCGTCTGGCTGACTGATTCTACACGCCAGCCCACCATCCTTGCACTTTGGTCTCATTCGTTGGGTCTCTGCATTGCTTACTATTATTATCTTGTAACTGCCCTTTGAAAGGTTCATGTTTTGGCGTACCGCCAAGTCTAAGCCATCGCTGCTCATATTCTGAGCAGATTGATCCCACCCATGTTAAACATTTCTTAAAGTTTGTCACTAGCGGTTACATTACATTACAAGAACACCCTTTTACTAATCAGTCATGCTGCCTAGTGGCGTGGTGCTGGTACCCACACGTTAATAGTTCCCCATCATGGATCATCACCCTTGTTGCACTCACTCAATGTTGTTATGTACAGATTTGAGTGCATCACAGTTGTTACATCCATAGCGTGCTAACACGCATAACCCTGTGGTTACTTTTTAGTATGCAGTAATTTTGTCAAGTTACTGTCAACTCTCCAGATGTAGCAGAAAACCACAGGAAGAAAAAGTCACTGATGAGATAGTTCAGAGTTAAGACATGTCAATTATAAAAAGAATTGCTACAAATGACGTACCACTGTTGAAACTTGAAACGATTTCTGAGTCTGTTAAGATTTAGTATGTCTATTGATGTGGCAAGTGCCTCTAGTCTCACTACTATCCTTGCCATCAAAACCGTGGTACTTATGTCGTTGTCACTCCCTGACTCCCTGTCCATCATGTGTCCCGGGCAGCTTCATTGCTTCACCTAAAGTAAAGCTAGTTGAGATtttctagcatcattttgtTCTGTTCTGCCTTGTTCATCATGCGCATCATACCTTTATATTACTGAGCTTTGGAAGGTTCTTGCTTCGACATAGAGCTAACTCTGAATCTGGTGCTGCTCAGATGCTGAGCTCATCGATACCACCCCCAACGTTGTCAATTTCTGTAGTAGTTAGAATAACGCCTTTTTCCTTTCCATTATGCTGCCTAGTGGTGTgatacccatggtattcccccATCATGGATCATCACCCATGTTGCACTCACCCAATGTTTTTATGTACAAATTCAAGTGCACCAGAGTCGTTACTTTTATAACATGCCAACACGCATAACCCTGTGGTTACTTCTATGCAGCCAAATTTGTCAAGTTACTGTCGATGCTCCAGATATAGTGGAAAACCATGGGCGAAGTTAGTGATGATAATTCCAACATGTCCTTTCTAAAAAGAATCGCTACAAGTGATGTACCGCTGTTGAAAGAGTATGGTGTGAATGGAGTCGTCGTCGCTCTGCTTCTGGCTGTAGTTACTCCTATCTTGCTTTCCATGATGTTTGGCAAGAAGACAAAGCAAAGGGCGGTGCGAGCTGATGTGGGTGGAGAGGAGGGATTTGCCATGCGGAACAGTAGGTTTCCCTCCTTAGTTGCAGTCCCATGGGAGGGCGCCACCACAATGGCAGCTCTGTTCGAGATGGCCAGCAAAAAGTACTCTCGACGGAGGTGTCTTGGCACAAGGAAGCTAATTAAGAGGGAATTTATCGAATCTTCTGATGGTAGGAAGTTTGAGAAACTGCACCTTGGTGAATATGAATGGGATACCTACACTGAGGCATTTAACCGCGCATGTAATTTTGCTTCTGGACTTATCAAGATGGGCCATGACCTAGATAGTCATGCTGCTATATTCTCTGATACAAGAGCTGAGTGGATCATTGCTGCTCAGGTAATGATATCATCCATGCCATTGTATCAGGACATTTGTTTGAACTTGTGAAGCTCTCTGACTGTAGTATCATCTTTTTTCCTTTCAGGGATGCTTCCGACAAAATTTAACTGTAGTAACAATATATGCATCTCTTGGTGAGGATGCACTGGTGCATTCACTAAATGAGGTACTGTGGATTTGGTGCACATATTGTTTTTATTTTGGGCGTATACAGTTGAGAACTATGCAATTACGTTTGTCTATACTCTTCATTAATTCGATACCTGTAGAAAAAACCTGAATGTCAGCTGTTTATAAGTTCTTGATGCCTGTATATGAAAGTTCTTACCAGTATACTTTATTTGGTGCGCAAGTGTTAGTACTGAAGGAATTTAACGAGCGGCAATTCATTTGGTCACACATCTTAAATACTCTTCTGTCGAATTTCAGACACAGGTTTCAACTCTGATATGTGATTCGAAGCAACTTAAGAAGATACCTGCAATCAGCTCTAAATTGCAGAGTCTTAAGCATATTATCTATATTGAGGATGAACCTGTTGAGGCTGAGACACTGAATCAAGTGAAGCATCTGACAACATTGTCTTTCACTGAAGTAGAGGAGCTAGGCAAGACATctcatgttgatgcaagattacCTTCAAGCTCTGATACTGCAGTTATCATGTATACAAGTGGAAGTACTGGTCTTCCCAAGGTATACTGTTGATCAAGATTTTGCAATTTCTTGTGCATTCATAATCTTGTAATTTGCttaaacataaataaaaaagataaaaggCGACTGGTGCTCAATGAAAAAAATCATAACCCACAGTTGGTGCCAATATTTGCTTGGATATATGAGCGTCCTTACTTGATACAGAATCTACAGTGGCAGGACCAATTGGGCCATTAAGAGTAATGTGGAACAAATGAGCCACATCTTAATGTTCATTTCAGTATTTTTTTGTCTAGTGCATAGATAATAACGGACACTGCAAAATTTATAGTGGATAAAGCTTTCACCTGACATTGCTTCTAAAGTATGCATAGATATCAAACTCTGGTGCAAATGCACTAAAATGCGTAAGATCTAAAAGAGTAGTTTTTGGGAGTTTATCATGCCACATCAACTAGTTAGTTATATTGTAGCATGTTAGGGGTTTAGTctcttttatgatttttattgcTGAAATCAATGATTTACCAGGTGTTTTTCTCTCCTGTAATTTAGTTATTCATTTTGATGTAGGGTGTAATGATCACACATGGCAACATGGTGGCTACAACTGCAGCAGTCATGACAATAGTCCCAAACCTTGGCAAGAATGATGTTTATCTGGCTTACCTTCCATTGGCTCATGTCTTTGAACTAGCAGCAGAGGTGATATATATTATAATTCATATACATGTAGTTTTACAAGAGTTGTCGCTATATTTAATGATATGATGTTATTGTCAATCCAGACTGTCATGTTAGCTTCTGGTACTGCTATTGGATATGGTTCAGCATTGACTATGACTGATACATCAAACAAGATTAAGAAGGGGACAAAAGGAGATGTTTCTGTACTGAATCCTACTCTTATGATTTCAGTTCCTGCAATTTTGGATCGTATCAGAGATGCAGTGTTTAAGAAAGTGAGTTTATTtcctgaattttatatttccacCAAATATCATTGATTAGCATTGTTACCATTAGAAGATTCTATGTATATGGTAATTATAACCTAGTGTAGAGTGCTTTCTGTAAACGTTCCTTTGTATACCCCTTGTGCTCAGCTCTTTGTGATACAACTATGCTCAGTTGATAAAAGTGGCACATAACTTGAGCTAGCTTTGGATTTTGAGTACCTCCCTCAGTCCCTCCTATGGCATATCTTGTGACACCTTTAATTTTGTGGCTAGAACATGAGGTCACTGTTAAGAGAGTTCCTTTGTTTCATGTGGTAGGGTTTCCAGCCCAGTTATACAAGGTCACATACCATACAGACCACCATGCTTCTTTGAATTAGATTTGCACAATGATTTTCAATAACACATAATTAACTGCCTTCAATGGCATTAATCACATGGGATCATGAGTAAGCAATCAACTATTTTTCATTATGAAAAGTTGAAAACTAACGTTTCTATTTCTCTTTCCAG is a window from the Sorghum bicolor cultivar BTx623 chromosome 5, Sorghum_bicolor_NCBIv3, whole genome shotgun sequence genome containing:
- the LOC110435564 gene encoding long chain acyl-CoA synthetase 8, yielding MGEVSDDNSNMSFLKRIATSDVPLLKEYGVNGVVVALLLAVVTPILLSMMFGKKTKQRAVRADVGGEEGFAMRNSRFPSLVAVPWEGATTMAALFEMASKKYSRRRCLGTRKLIKREFIESSDGRKFEKLHLGEYEWDTYTEAFNRACNFASGLIKMGHDLDSHAAIFSDTRAEWIIAAQGCFRQNLTVVTIYASLGEDALVHSLNETQVSTLICDSKQLKKIPAISSKLQSLKHIIYIEDEPVEAETLNQVKHLTTLSFTEVEELGKTSHVDARLPSSSDTAVIMYTSGSTGLPKGVMITHGNMVATTAAVMTIVPNLGKNDVYLAYLPLAHVFELAAETVMLASGTAIGYGSALTMTDTSNKIKKGTKGDVSVLNPTLMISVPAILDRIRDAVFKKVGEKGGLTKKLFDFAYKRNLAAIEGSWFGSWAPERMIWDNIIYKPIRAMLGGRVRFVLCGGAPLSSDTQRFMNICLGVPVGQGYGLTETCAGAAFTEWDDTSVGRVGPPLPCSYVKLVSWEEGGYRISDSPMPRGEVVVGGHSITKGYFNNEAKTNEVYKVDERGIRWFYTGDIGQFHPDGCLEIIDRKKDIVKLQHGEYVSLGKVESALATSNYVENIMVYADPFHSYCVALVVPAHQALEKWAQNSGINYKGFEELCQNDQANKEVQQSLSKAAKAARLEKFEVPAKIMLLPEPWTPESGLVTAALKLKREQIKTKFKDDLDKLYH